From a single Cyclobacterium marinum DSM 745 genomic region:
- a CDS encoding plasmid mobilization protein, translating into MKDPQENKTHKITFRLKEQEAKFLDDFAGSAGISRSDTLRNLIRKIQGDASIIKTDKLLNTLSDLAAEQGRVNNNINQLARHANQYHKVSDLDPKVFVRFNTLLNRHLDFQEDMNRTFRKIYKSIS; encoded by the coding sequence ATGAAGGATCCGCAGGAAAACAAAACCCACAAAATCACCTTCAGGCTCAAAGAGCAGGAGGCGAAATTTCTGGATGATTTTGCTGGGAGTGCGGGTATTTCCAGAAGTGATACACTCAGGAACCTGATCCGAAAAATCCAGGGAGATGCATCCATTATTAAGACAGATAAATTGCTTAATACCCTGTCTGACCTTGCAGCCGAGCAGGGGCGGGTAAACAACAATATCAATCAACTGGCCAGGCATGCCAATCAATATCATAAGGTAAGTGACCTGGACCCCAAGGTATTTGTAAGGTTTAATACGCTGCTAAACCGGCACCTTGACTTTCAGGAGGACATGAACAGGACTTTCCGAAAAATTTATAAATCCATCAGCTGA
- a CDS encoding ATP-binding protein: MPVLDDFGLNHLEKLKLMEIIEDRHTRTATLIVIQLPVGSWFEIIGEATNVDVILDRLVHTS, translated from the coding sequence TTGCCTGTCCTTGACGATTTTGGTCTGAATCATCTAGAAAAACTGAAACTAATGGAAATAATAGAAGACAGGCATACCAGAACAGCTACCTTAATAGTCATTCAATTACCAGTTGGAAGTTGGTTTGAGATTATAGGGGAAGCCACTAATGTTGATGTGATTTTGGATAGATTGGTGCATACCTCTTGA
- a CDS encoding relaxase/mobilization nuclease domain-containing protein, whose protein sequence is MTVKILSSTSTFKGVSYNTNKMQSGKGELMKFKNFGYLQSAQKVTPAEMKTFLKVHSNRNSRVQNKQFHAMISCKEREYNKKELTKMAEEWLEKMGYGNNPYLIVFHGDTKNNHVHMVSSRIGKDGKKINDSMERIRAQKCMLEIMERNPAQECRKILDQLKSFSFSTLNQAKLYLETRGYNLQEKEDQLLLYKFGLLQGELSLKEIKHKTNAYTIDKARKMQLHALFEKYRKVYCSTPVPIFEPLKGNRLGKQKGYRSEMADFLKEKFGIELLFHGKGGKTPYGYTVIDHPRKIIFKGGEIYPLKNLNQEETRDKVKVINFLFPSDIPAYKSITGASDTLFRIKRFPENTAYRLKLLSILEDYPNLQTGLKEFKLHLLVNEKGLFLLDTQERFFIRLEAILQNKEYNRFARLWEVPLRNGTGQAANLESGSDSRLQLPIQVDSENVLPHASGNEYAEPDRETVAPLPAFNLDIHQDVDDEAMHGRRRNKDKGNKKRSIR, encoded by the coding sequence ATGACAGTCAAAATTCTATCATCCACCAGTACTTTCAAAGGGGTTTCCTACAACACCAACAAAATGCAGTCCGGCAAAGGTGAACTGATGAAATTCAAAAATTTCGGTTACCTGCAATCGGCGCAAAAAGTAACCCCGGCTGAAATGAAAACCTTTCTCAAAGTCCATTCTAACCGAAATTCCAGGGTACAAAACAAACAATTTCATGCCATGATTTCTTGCAAGGAACGAGAATACAACAAGAAGGAACTCACCAAAATGGCCGAGGAGTGGCTTGAAAAAATGGGCTATGGAAACAACCCTTACCTGATCGTATTCCATGGAGATACCAAAAACAACCATGTCCATATGGTCTCTTCCAGAATCGGCAAGGATGGCAAAAAGATTAACGACAGCATGGAAAGAATCAGGGCGCAAAAATGCATGCTGGAGATCATGGAAAGAAATCCGGCACAGGAATGCAGGAAGATTCTGGATCAGTTAAAATCATTTTCCTTTTCCACCCTCAACCAGGCCAAGCTATACCTAGAAACTCGGGGATATAACCTTCAAGAAAAAGAAGACCAACTGCTCCTATATAAATTTGGTTTGCTACAAGGCGAACTTTCCCTAAAGGAAATAAAGCATAAGACCAATGCCTATACCATCGATAAGGCAAGAAAAATGCAGCTCCATGCCTTGTTTGAAAAGTACAGGAAGGTTTACTGCAGCACCCCTGTTCCAATATTTGAACCGCTGAAAGGCAATCGCCTTGGGAAACAAAAGGGCTACCGGTCAGAAATGGCCGACTTTCTCAAGGAAAAATTCGGGATAGAACTGTTGTTTCATGGCAAGGGTGGCAAGACACCTTATGGCTATACAGTTATCGACCATCCCAGGAAAATCATCTTCAAGGGAGGTGAAATCTATCCGCTTAAAAACCTGAATCAGGAAGAAACAAGGGATAAAGTTAAAGTGATCAATTTCCTTTTCCCATCAGATATTCCTGCTTACAAAAGCATTACAGGCGCTTCAGATACCCTTTTTCGAATCAAACGTTTTCCGGAAAATACGGCTTACCGGTTGAAATTACTATCTATTTTAGAAGATTACCCCAACCTCCAAACGGGTCTTAAAGAATTCAAATTACACCTACTGGTAAACGAAAAGGGCTTGTTTTTACTGGACACCCAAGAGCGGTTTTTTATTCGGCTAGAAGCCATTCTGCAAAATAAAGAATACAACAGATTTGCCAGACTTTGGGAAGTCCCTCTCCGAAATGGAACAGGACAAGCAGCTAATCTTGAATCAGGTTCTGATTCAAGATTGCAATTACCTATACAAGTGGACAGCGAAAATGTCTTACCCCACGCTTCGGGTAATGAATATGCCGAACCTGACAGGGAGACAGTGGCCCCACTTCCCGCTTTTAATCTGGACATCCACCAGGATGTGGACGATGAGGCAATGCATGGCAGGAGAAGAAACAAAGATAAAGGCAACAAAAAGAGAAGCATCAGATAA
- a CDS encoding ATP-binding protein, with amino-acid sequence MLILDYFGLTHLKKQHQMDLLEIIEDKHARTTTIIFSQFPVGSWFDLIGEGTISDVILGRCIPLEELKPKMNVRKLMRFCHSKLFSLQTQKGALLSVFPVYP; translated from the coding sequence TTGCTTATCCTAGACTATTTTGGGTTGACCCATCTGAAAAAACAACACCAAATGGATCTGTTGGAAATAATAGAAGATAAGCATGCCAGAACGACTACAATAATTTTTAGCCAATTTCCAGTTGGAAGTTGGTTTGATCTTATAGGGGAAGGTACTATTTCTGATGTGATTTTGGGTCGGTGCATACCCCTTGAAGAATTGAAACCAAAGATGAATGTCAGAAAATTAATGCGATTTTGTCATTCTAAACTTTTTAGTTTGCAAACCCAAAAGGGGGCATTATTATCGGTATTTCCAGTCTATCCTTGA
- a CDS encoding DUF4134 domain-containing protein yields MNKNNKKAIGTLAMAVIGLVQANAQGVQGITAAESSLIGYVDPVASLCLVIGAVVGIIGGVRVYIKWNSGDQDINKELMGWGGSCLFMVLVSVVIKAFFGV; encoded by the coding sequence ATGAACAAAAACAACAAAAAAGCTATCGGAACCCTTGCTATGGCAGTCATTGGACTGGTTCAGGCAAATGCTCAGGGAGTACAAGGCATTACAGCCGCAGAATCTTCTCTCATAGGTTATGTAGATCCCGTGGCCTCTCTCTGTCTGGTCATTGGTGCAGTAGTAGGGATCATTGGCGGGGTAAGGGTCTATATCAAATGGAATAGCGGAGACCAGGACATCAACAAAGAGCTGATGGGCTGGGGAGGCTCCTGCTTGTTTATGGTGTTGGTGAGCGTAGTTATTAAGGCCTTTTTCGGTGTTTGA
- a CDS encoding ParA family protein, whose product MIILFANQKGGVGKSTLSVLFSNYLTLAKNKAVKVYDMDFQRSLYNKAQAAEVIENTPLYPVEAAELSQFNAIQKKDKKRENQVNIIDLAGKMDDDELVPVFQKSDLILCPFSYDEYSVSSTIEFSFVIKKINPNAKIIFIPNRVRSSVKYETMKSVQEALKNFGAVTSSITERIDFQRITTYDIPSNIIEVIEPVFESIYNEYIDPAWHKMIT is encoded by the coding sequence ATGATAATCCTATTCGCAAACCAAAAAGGAGGAGTCGGTAAAAGTACCCTTTCGGTGCTATTTTCCAACTACCTAACCCTGGCCAAAAACAAAGCGGTAAAGGTCTATGACATGGACTTTCAACGGTCGCTTTACAACAAGGCCCAGGCGGCAGAAGTGATTGAAAACACCCCATTGTACCCCGTAGAGGCTGCCGAATTGTCTCAATTTAATGCCATACAAAAAAAAGACAAAAAAAGAGAAAATCAGGTCAACATCATTGACCTGGCGGGTAAAATGGATGATGACGAGCTTGTGCCGGTATTCCAAAAATCGGACCTCATCCTATGCCCCTTCAGTTATGACGAATACTCCGTGTCCTCTACCATCGAATTTTCCTTTGTAATCAAAAAAATTAACCCCAATGCCAAAATCATATTTATTCCCAACAGGGTGCGTAGCAGTGTGAAATACGAAACCATGAAATCGGTTCAGGAAGCACTGAAAAATTTCGGAGCAGTCACCAGTAGCATCACTGAAAGGATAGATTTCCAGCGCATCACTACCTATGACATTCCTTCGAATATCATAGAGGTAATCGAACCTGTTTTTGAATCCATTTATAACGAATACATAGACCCGGCATGGCACAAGATGATTACATAA
- a CDS encoding DUF4134 family protein, which yields MKNLFLILMVTLIIAVICLKVTAQTPPGLSEINEGKNLMAQNFRALSRAVLILGALFGLLGGLRIYNNWQMGKGNIDIEVAGWFGACIFLSVLGVFLSALYQVPIA from the coding sequence ATGAAAAACTTGTTCCTCATACTGATGGTTACCTTAATTATTGCTGTCATCTGTTTGAAAGTGACAGCCCAAACACCTCCGGGCCTATCCGAGATCAACGAAGGAAAAAACCTAATGGCCCAGAACTTTCGGGCACTCTCTCGAGCGGTGCTGATACTGGGTGCCCTCTTTGGCCTACTGGGTGGATTGAGGATATATAACAACTGGCAAATGGGCAAGGGAAACATCGATATTGAGGTAGCAGGATGGTTTGGGGCCTGTATATTTCTTTCTGTATTGGGAGTCTTCCTAAGTGCCCTTTATCAGGTACCCATAGCCTAA
- a CDS encoding plasmid transfer protein — protein MSKRFPIYKGLQKPLMYKGFHGKFIGWGIASLVMGLVLGGVIGSFTNMVFGGFLTISTIIGGLYFTSLQQKKGLHNKTRNQGVFLHPTDLK, from the coding sequence ATGAGCAAACGATTTCCCATTTACAAAGGACTCCAAAAACCACTGATGTACAAAGGGTTTCATGGCAAATTCATCGGCTGGGGCATTGCATCCCTGGTGATGGGTCTGGTCTTGGGAGGGGTGATCGGAAGCTTTACCAATATGGTTTTCGGGGGATTTCTCACCATCAGTACTATTATAGGTGGCCTTTATTTTACCAGCCTACAACAGAAAAAAGGTCTGCACAATAAAACACGAAATCAAGGTGTGTTTCTACACCCTACTGACCTTAAGTGA